The Blastocatellia bacterium genome includes a window with the following:
- a CDS encoding GAF domain-containing sensor histidine kinase, producing the protein MSSRKTASPHAAVSQAQNGEMYIANKAAIEEIVTNVMGGNYCIILGPHYCEKSQLLRDIKARLDSLRQQTCLLLDLEELRALADAEVLSSFALMITESLRQPPGTRLAAALAEVSDEKSLAIFFQELLRGSKRELVLLVDHLERIRMGPLHSLLRTLRAIYNQREVRDLPRLGVVAASSLSLADMALGPTSPFNIARIILVEDLSPDDSETLARCRLQQRHVEIDDEGLHRLLWAANGDRYLLCQLCNELDPSKSALTKPEVTLVIDRLVEEKAGQWQPLTQTVHALEDDTQSLLNLLKILKSPLPVPRRALNLDLDQLVDKLQLTGAVSVKQAGGERFYEVRNEIYLRHLTRHFTHDRVVHVLGTHGEWEEAISYLEELMTGDTSYRSMLLGTILDSIYAARNDVEAYHALAHRLCGAFPIKRVCIYIANAERTRLALMSHVGFDQEPEKYFSLEEDSPEVRAYSSHHYETATNAADEPVFLVRILRDQWQPLGLITIHNYIPNPQSDDFQALLAFLKQVGRALGNVIQLTSLYDTGKQITSSLDLDKIMQSTVDEAIRAVPNAQRGALFLWNEKEQKLLIGAQRGYREGVKNEIKLAKGQGYVGMVYKTGEPVRIANVLNDPRTLLKDDPDIQRAKSVICVPLKAWDQIIGVLCLDNMIAYDTFQKSNLWLLSAFADQAAIAIKNAQLYSELSQLWGRINQGNLNFEEIFLEVVQSITRVTSARAANMLLLNHTDYPELSVSQKPELSVSAGLTKEYDNQIRPRPEGLTYHVLRHGRPLAVEGPDAWIGVPPLARERGIQAYLGVPMKVQDRIIGVLFVHHDKPHVFSSNEVEILSLFASLTALAITNKRLLDQVKHQFSYLAHATITPLAAIGLLVETLYKHSSQERVDQVYRVIKTNLADLNTNLKNNLALARPETHMLQPDFQQINLSRLVSDTVDLFLPEAADKGISLVIECKDEENQIWADRGMVTQVLHNLVKNALFAFADRHQGKKIIQMSIEKRPDELAIVVADNGIGIPVEKQAEIFQPFYSGSMRTGIGLTISRQIAQQHSGGLFVKSEAGKGSKFYFVLPNKEQRQ; encoded by the coding sequence ATGAGCAGTCGCAAAACCGCCAGCCCGCACGCGGCGGTTTCTCAGGCTCAAAACGGCGAGATGTATATCGCCAACAAAGCCGCCATTGAGGAGATCGTCACGAATGTCATGGGGGGCAATTACTGTATCATCCTCGGCCCGCACTATTGCGAGAAGAGCCAGCTCCTGCGTGACATCAAGGCACGGCTGGATTCCCTCCGGCAGCAGACCTGCCTCCTGCTCGACCTCGAAGAACTCCGGGCGCTAGCCGACGCCGAGGTGCTATCGTCGTTCGCGCTGATGATCACGGAGTCGCTGCGGCAGCCGCCGGGTACTAGGCTGGCGGCTGCGCTCGCCGAGGTCAGCGACGAGAAGTCCCTGGCGATATTCTTTCAGGAGCTGCTGCGCGGCTCGAAGCGTGAGCTGGTCTTATTGGTCGATCACCTGGAGCGCATACGGATGGGGCCGCTACACTCTCTGCTGCGCACGCTGCGGGCTATTTATAATCAGCGTGAGGTCCGCGACTTGCCGCGCCTCGGCGTCGTCGCGGCCAGCTCGTTGAGCCTCGCCGACATGGCGCTGGGGCCGACGTCGCCCTTCAACATCGCCCGCATCATTCTGGTCGAAGACCTGTCGCCCGACGACAGCGAGACCCTGGCCCGGTGTAGATTACAGCAGCGCCACGTCGAGATAGACGACGAAGGGCTGCACCGCTTGCTGTGGGCGGCCAACGGCGACCGTTACCTGCTGTGCCAGTTGTGTAACGAGTTGGACCCGTCCAAGAGTGCGCTAACTAAGCCTGAAGTCACCCTGGTTATAGACAGGCTGGTGGAAGAGAAAGCCGGACAGTGGCAGCCGCTGACGCAGACCGTGCATGCCCTCGAGGATGACACCCAGAGCCTGCTAAACCTGCTGAAGATTCTCAAAAGCCCGCTGCCGGTGCCACGGCGCGCGTTGAACCTCGACCTCGACCAGTTGGTCGACAAGTTACAGCTGACCGGCGCGGTCAGCGTCAAGCAGGCGGGCGGCGAGCGGTTCTATGAGGTGCGCAACGAGATCTATTTGCGCCACCTCACGCGGCACTTCACTCATGACCGGGTCGTCCATGTGCTGGGGACTCATGGGGAGTGGGAAGAGGCCATCAGCTATCTTGAAGAGCTGATGACCGGCGACACGTCATACCGCTCGATGCTGTTGGGCACGATCCTCGACTCCATTTATGCGGCCCGCAACGATGTCGAGGCGTACCACGCTCTGGCGCACCGGCTGTGCGGAGCGTTCCCGATTAAGAGGGTCTGCATCTACATCGCCAACGCCGAGAGGACACGCCTGGCGCTGATGAGTCACGTCGGCTTTGACCAGGAGCCCGAAAAGTACTTCTCGCTCGAAGAGGACAGCCCCGAGGTCAGAGCCTACTCCAGCCACCACTATGAAACGGCGACGAATGCGGCGGACGAGCCAGTCTTCCTGGTGCGCATTCTCAGGGATCAGTGGCAGCCGCTGGGCCTGATCACCATCCATAATTACATCCCCAACCCGCAATCGGACGACTTTCAGGCGCTGCTGGCCTTCCTCAAGCAGGTCGGGCGGGCGCTGGGCAACGTCATTCAGTTAACCTCGCTGTACGATACCGGCAAGCAGATCACCAGCTCTCTCGACCTGGATAAGATCATGCAGTCGACGGTCGACGAGGCCATCCGGGCGGTGCCCAATGCGCAGCGGGGCGCGCTGTTTCTCTGGAACGAGAAAGAACAGAAGCTGCTGATTGGCGCGCAGCGCGGCTACCGGGAGGGCGTTAAGAACGAAATCAAGCTGGCGAAGGGGCAGGGCTACGTCGGCATGGTGTATAAGACGGGCGAGCCGGTCCGAATCGCCAATGTGCTAAATGACCCGCGAACGTTGTTAAAGGATGACCCCGACATCCAGAGGGCGAAGTCCGTCATCTGCGTCCCTCTGAAGGCTTGGGATCAAATCATCGGCGTGCTCTGCCTGGATAACATGATCGCCTATGACACGTTTCAAAAGAGTAACCTGTGGCTGCTCTCGGCCTTCGCCGACCAGGCGGCCATCGCGATCAAGAATGCGCAACTGTACTCCGAGCTTTCACAGCTGTGGGGGCGCATCAATCAGGGAAATCTGAACTTTGAAGAGATCTTTCTGGAAGTCGTTCAGAGCATCACCCGGGTGACCAGCGCTAGGGCCGCGAACATGCTGCTGTTGAACCACACCGACTACCCGGAGTTAAGCGTGTCGCAGAAGCCCGAGTTGAGCGTTTCCGCCGGCCTGACCAAAGAGTATGACAACCAGATCAGGCCCAGGCCGGAGGGCCTGACTTACCACGTGCTGCGCCACGGCAGGCCCCTGGCGGTGGAGGGCCCGGACGCCTGGATCGGCGTCCCCCCGCTGGCGCGCGAGCGCGGCATCCAAGCGTACCTCGGCGTGCCGATGAAGGTGCAGGACCGAATCATCGGGGTCCTGTTTGTTCATCACGACAAGCCGCATGTCTTCTCAAGCAATGAGGTCGAGATCCTCTCCTTATTCGCCAGCCTCACGGCGCTGGCGATCACCAACAAACGGCTGCTGGATCAAGTGAAGCACCAGTTCAGCTACCTAGCGCACGCCACAATAACGCCGCTGGCCGCCATCGGGCTACTGGTCGAGACCCTCTACAAGCACAGCAGTCAGGAACGGGTGGACCAGGTCTACCGCGTCATCAAGACGAACCTTGCGGATTTGAACACCAACCTGAAGAATAATCTGGCGCTGGCCCGCCCGGAGACGCATATGTTGCAGCCCGACTTTCAGCAGATCAATTTGAGCCGGCTGGTCAGCGATACGGTCGACCTCTTCCTGCCGGAAGCGGCGGACAAAGGCATCTCGCTCGTCATAGAGTGCAAGGACGAGGAGAACCAGATTTGGGCCGACCGCGGCATGGTCACCCAGGTGCTGCATAATCTGGTCAAGAATGCCCTGTTCGCTTTCGCCGACCGCCATCAAGGCAAAAAGATCATCCAGATGAGTATTGAAAAGCGGCCCGACGAACTGGCTATTGTCGTCGCCGATAATGGCATAGGGATTCCGGTTGAAAAGCAGGCGGAGATCTTCCAACCTTTCTATTCCGGCAGTATGCGGACCGGCATCGGCCTAACCATAAGTCGGCAAATCGCCCAGCAGCATAGCGGCGGCTTGTTTGTGAAATCGGAAGCGGGAAAGGGAAGCAAATTCTACTTCGTCTTACCCAATAAGGAGCAACGCCAGTGA
- a CDS encoding AAA family ATPase: MTSSPIQQITAAYQEGYAALFLSGRSLHDLVIDGPDMKMRTLVEALRRELRESFGLVLLTYSLSSGLDWDRVRIADEQDQRTVERVLKAHGLLQIPQDENEAARVIRGLSSLLRASPKELKWSAGRDMRFAALLEFGEHLTPGGLLNGTQTDNQIISIELAHTLAQSLALRSSGNLLMFHGRDGLIDELVKGALHRVHIRQPDEAEKRQFYETVKAFYALASLEDDLTFDAVARMTVNTPNRSLESLLRASDRSGRTITAKELAAQKNRDVEMISEGTVRVLDTARVSDVNLCGVNIAIPKRVLERYAAGLLKGDRTIPANVMLVGPPGTAKTDLAILMARNAKVSAYQIDSPKGGFVGETERKVRLQWSALSEWTPNCAFIDEITEAMPLERGNFDGDSGASRAVTAQLLTVLADESRRGKSLLIATTNCPWRMGAAMRGRFVLLPVLFPLRADFPSIIIATANRITPSARMDIADPKIVEASNLFYEKGASPRHIRSQLSITLSYRGVMDADTSLFAAEDFCATTDRVATIYTELWAIKACSSNSFLPWSADPASYPYPEHLKGIVDGTTGRVNRDELEKRLQEYQPYVNV, encoded by the coding sequence ATGACTTCATCGCCCATCCAGCAAATCACTGCGGCTTACCAAGAAGGCTATGCCGCCCTCTTCTTATCTGGACGCAGCCTGCATGACCTTGTTATTGACGGGCCTGACATGAAAATGCGGACTCTCGTAGAGGCGCTGCGGCGGGAACTCCGTGAAAGCTTCGGGCTCGTGCTGCTCACCTATTCGCTCTCCAGCGGCCTGGATTGGGACAGGGTTCGCATCGCCGACGAGCAGGACCAGCGCACCGTTGAACGAGTGCTGAAGGCCCACGGCCTGCTACAGATCCCGCAAGACGAGAACGAAGCGGCGCGGGTCATTCGGGGACTGTCTTCGCTGCTGCGCGCGTCGCCGAAAGAGCTAAAATGGAGTGCCGGGCGCGACATGCGCTTCGCCGCGCTGTTGGAGTTCGGGGAGCACCTTACGCCGGGCGGGCTCTTAAACGGCACGCAGACGGATAACCAGATCATCAGCATCGAACTGGCCCACACGCTGGCGCAGAGCTTGGCGCTACGCTCAAGCGGCAACCTCCTGATGTTTCATGGGCGCGACGGCCTGATCGACGAGCTAGTGAAAGGTGCCCTACACCGCGTGCACATCCGGCAGCCCGACGAGGCGGAAAAGCGGCAATTCTATGAGACGGTCAAGGCTTTCTACGCCCTCGCGTCACTGGAAGATGACCTCACGTTCGACGCCGTGGCGCGGATGACTGTCAACACCCCGAACCGGTCGCTCGAATCCCTCCTGCGCGCCTCCGACAGGAGCGGGCGCACGATCACGGCCAAGGAACTGGCGGCGCAGAAGAACCGGGATGTCGAGATGATTTCTGAGGGGACCGTGCGCGTCCTCGACACGGCGCGCGTCAGCGACGTCAATCTCTGCGGGGTCAATATCGCCATCCCGAAGCGCGTGCTGGAGCGTTATGCCGCAGGTCTGTTGAAAGGCGACCGGACCATCCCGGCCAACGTGATGTTAGTCGGCCCGCCGGGGACCGCGAAGACCGACCTCGCCATCCTGATGGCCCGCAACGCCAAAGTGTCGGCCTATCAGATCGACAGCCCCAAAGGCGGCTTCGTCGGCGAGACGGAGCGGAAAGTCAGGCTGCAATGGTCTGCGCTTAGCGAGTGGACGCCCAATTGCGCGTTCATTGATGAGATCACGGAAGCGATGCCGCTGGAGCGGGGAAACTTCGATGGCGACAGCGGTGCCTCGCGTGCGGTGACCGCGCAGCTACTGACCGTGCTCGCCGACGAGTCGCGCCGCGGCAAATCTCTGCTCATCGCGACGACCAACTGCCCCTGGAGAATGGGCGCGGCGATGCGCGGGCGGTTCGTCCTGCTCCCCGTGCTCTTCCCCCTGCGCGCGGACTTCCCGAGCATCATCATCGCGACCGCCAATCGCATCACGCCTTCGGCTAGGATGGACATCGCCGACCCGAAGATCGTTGAGGCGTCAAACCTCTTTTACGAGAAGGGCGCGAGCCCGCGCCACATCCGCTCGCAACTCAGCATTACCCTGAGCTATCGCGGCGTGATGGACGCGGACACGAGCCTGTTTGCGGCGGAGGACTTCTGCGCGACGACGGATCGGGTTGCGACCATCTACACCGAGCTGTGGGCGATAAAAGCCTGCTCGTCGAATTCATTCCTGCCCTGGAGCGCCGACCCGGCCTCTTACCCTTACCCGGAACACCTGAAGGGGATCGTTGACGGCACGACCGGGCGCGTCAACCGGGATGAGCTGGAGAAGCGGTTGCAGGAGTACCAGCCTTACGTGAACGTGTGA
- a CDS encoding AAA family ATPase, translating into MLTEKESWPDFLQRLASLRHKVRPLGGKATAGHELFLVDLADWRLRFSTHTPFILVKAEAAGRMSTTELAESLRETARQHGWHRECVVLLESDGQELRSQTTHQYSPRLVILDLADQEKVLSAPSLKYAMLDIVCERIPISSLAPYEMSAPVAGAGFFGREREIEKILSHPNSNFAITGIRRVGKTSLLNETRRLLIEQGEDERRIVWLDCSILTGPQQFAQEVVRFLNIKELPRLQQTQQSLFFFADFLKRMTKYHHGQIIILLDEADEFLSWARDASLHTVRASVNSGDCRYILTGFQNLMGENYHNQSPLYLALNEIRLKPLEKRETAAFLEPMKSLRVRIENENEIVTRIQAETRGLPHLVQFYCTELIDQLGRNEHRTISPASLDGIYTSEGFRSLILNWFRDNVAMRDKMLVYSILASLPANKESFSQEDISAALNKQQCPFPADDISRTCDRLELAGVFIREGTRYEFAIPIFPRVLRSNFRLPYLVSSAKKELGL; encoded by the coding sequence ATGCTTACAGAAAAAGAGTCATGGCCGGACTTCTTGCAGCGCCTAGCCAGTCTCCGTCACAAAGTCAGGCCGCTGGGTGGGAAGGCGACGGCGGGGCATGAGTTGTTTCTGGTCGACTTGGCGGATTGGCGACTGCGTTTCTCTACCCACACGCCCTTCATCCTGGTTAAGGCGGAAGCGGCCGGGCGGATGTCAACAACCGAACTGGCCGAGAGCTTGCGCGAAACCGCCCGCCAGCACGGTTGGCACCGGGAGTGCGTGGTCTTGCTCGAAAGCGATGGGCAGGAACTCAGGTCGCAGACGACCCACCAATACTCCCCGCGCCTGGTGATCCTCGACCTTGCCGACCAGGAGAAGGTCCTGTCGGCCCCCTCACTTAAGTACGCCATGCTGGACATCGTCTGCGAGCGCATTCCGATCTCCAGCCTCGCCCCTTACGAGATGAGCGCGCCGGTCGCGGGCGCGGGCTTCTTCGGCCGCGAGCGGGAGATCGAAAAGATCCTCAGCCACCCGAACTCGAACTTCGCCATCACCGGCATCCGGCGGGTCGGCAAGACCTCGCTGCTGAACGAGACCAGGCGGCTGCTAATTGAGCAGGGGGAGGACGAGAGGCGCATCGTGTGGCTCGATTGCAGCATCCTGACCGGGCCGCAGCAGTTCGCCCAGGAAGTGGTCCGCTTCCTGAACATTAAGGAACTGCCACGCCTGCAACAGACGCAGCAGTCTTTATTCTTCTTCGCAGACTTCCTGAAGCGGATGACAAAATACCACCACGGGCAGATCATCATCCTGCTGGACGAGGCCGACGAGTTCCTCAGCTGGGCCCGCGACGCTTCCCTGCACACGGTGCGCGCCTCGGTCAATTCGGGCGACTGCCGCTACATCCTGACCGGCTTTCAGAATCTCATGGGTGAGAACTACCATAACCAGTCGCCGCTCTACCTGGCGCTGAACGAGATTCGCCTGAAGCCCCTTGAGAAGAGGGAGACCGCCGCCTTCCTTGAGCCGATGAAGTCGCTACGCGTGCGGATCGAAAATGAGAACGAGATCGTCACGCGGATCCAGGCCGAAACGCGAGGCCTCCCCCATCTGGTGCAGTTCTACTGCACCGAATTGATAGACCAACTGGGCCGCAACGAGCACCGCACAATCAGTCCAGCGAGTCTGGACGGCATCTATACCAGCGAGGGGTTCCGCAGCCTGATCCTCAACTGGTTCCGGGATAACGTGGCGATGCGGGACAAAATGCTGGTCTATTCCATCCTGGCTTCGTTGCCGGCGAACAAGGAGTCGTTCAGCCAGGAGGACATATCGGCCGCCCTGAACAAACAGCAATGCCCCTTCCCGGCCGATGACATCAGCCGCACCTGTGACCGCCTCGAACTGGCGGGCGTGTTTATCCGCGAGGGGACGAGGTATGAGTTCGCCATCCCCATCTTCCCGCGCGTCCTGCGGTCCAACTTCAGGCTGCCGTACTTAGTGTCATCCGCCAAAAAGGAGTTAGGCTTATGA